A genomic region of Capnocytophaga canimorsus contains the following coding sequences:
- a CDS encoding AIR synthase related protein: MEVSKRYAQRGVSAAKDEVHKAIKNIDKGLFPKAFCKIVPDFLTHDEEYCLVMHADGAGTKSSLAYMYWKETGDLSVWKGIAQDALIMNIDDLLCVGAVNDIMLSSTIGRNKNLVSGEVISAIINGTEALIDELKKHGVTIHSTGGETADVGDLVRTIIVDSTVTARLKRSQVIDNANIQAGDVIVGLASFGQATYETQYNGGMGSNGLTSARHDVFEKYLAQKYPESFDAALPETLVYSGSKKLTDSVKGSPIDAGKLVLSPTRTYAPIIKKILEKYDASQIHGMIHCSGGAQTKILHFVDNLHIIKDNLFEAPPLFKLIQEESKTDWKEMYQVFNCGHRMELYVKEEIAEAIIAISKSFNVDARIVGRVETSDRKQLTVKSEYGTFLYE; encoded by the coding sequence ATGGAAGTAAGCAAACGTTATGCACAACGAGGGGTTTCTGCCGCCAAAGATGAAGTCCATAAAGCTATTAAAAATATTGACAAAGGGCTTTTCCCAAAAGCTTTTTGTAAAATTGTTCCCGATTTTTTAACTCACGATGAGGAGTATTGCCTAGTGATGCACGCCGATGGCGCAGGTACAAAATCATCATTAGCCTATATGTATTGGAAAGAAACGGGCGATTTGTCGGTTTGGAAAGGCATCGCTCAAGATGCGCTGATTATGAATATTGACGACCTGCTTTGTGTGGGAGCCGTAAACGATATTATGCTTTCTTCAACCATCGGAAGAAATAAGAATTTAGTTTCTGGCGAGGTAATTTCTGCCATCATCAACGGAACAGAAGCCCTAATTGACGAACTGAAAAAACACGGGGTAACCATTCACTCTACTGGCGGAGAAACTGCCGATGTGGGCGATTTGGTGCGCACCATTATTGTGGACTCCACCGTTACGGCACGTCTTAAACGCAGTCAAGTTATTGATAATGCGAACATTCAAGCCGGTGATGTTATCGTAGGTTTAGCTTCCTTCGGACAGGCTACTTACGAAACGCAGTACAACGGCGGTATGGGCAGCAACGGACTTACCTCGGCTCGTCACGATGTTTTTGAAAAATATTTAGCTCAAAAATACCCTGAAAGTTTCGATGCTGCCCTACCCGAAACACTGGTGTATTCTGGCAGTAAAAAACTTACCGATAGTGTAAAAGGTAGCCCTATTGATGCTGGAAAGCTAGTACTCTCCCCCACACGTACCTATGCTCCCATCATCAAAAAAATCCTCGAAAAATACGACGCTTCGCAAATTCACGGTATGATACATTGCAGTGGCGGAGCGCAAACCAAAATACTACATTTTGTTGATAATCTACATATTATTAAGGACAATCTCTTTGAAGCACCGCCTTTATTCAAACTGATTCAGGAAGAATCAAAAACCGATTGGAAAGAAATGTATCAGGTATTCAATTGCGGTCATCGTATGGAATTATATGTTAAAGAGGAGATAGCCGAAGCTATTATTGCTATTTCAAAATCATTTAACGTTGATGCCCGAATTGTTGGTCGGGTTGAGACTTCCGACAGAAAGCAGCTTACCGTTAAAAGTGAATACGGAACTTTTCTGTACGAGTAA
- a CDS encoding GbsR/MarR family transcriptional regulator: MIKNTDHNLLQDLITLYTNHFGLSPIMAKICAYLKLDFEGNGATFDQLQQALGVSKGSISMNLRKLIDKGIILEINKFNERKTYFVYNQDYIILWLKQSIERMEYTLSVVQRVNNLSKKHPNTPKTLLKRKQIHQEFLQQGIEAFKETLFKIENV; this comes from the coding sequence ATGATAAAAAACACAGACCATAATTTACTACAAGATTTGATTACCTTGTACACCAACCATTTTGGGCTTAGCCCTATTATGGCAAAAATTTGTGCTTATCTGAAATTGGACTTCGAAGGAAATGGTGCTACCTTCGACCAACTTCAACAAGCCTTGGGGGTAAGTAAGGGTTCCATCTCGATGAACCTACGTAAACTCATCGATAAAGGGATTATTTTAGAAATTAACAAGTTCAACGAGAGAAAAACCTACTTCGTTTACAATCAAGACTATATTATACTATGGTTAAAACAATCCATCGAGCGGATGGAATACACCCTTAGCGTAGTACAACGCGTTAATAACCTATCGAAAAAGCACCCCAATACTCCTAAAACCTTACTAAAACGCAAACAAATCCATCAAGAATTTTTACAACAAGGTATAGAAGCATTCAAAGAAACCCTTTTTAAAATAGAAAACGTATGA
- a CDS encoding S9 family peptidase: MKQITSLLMMSLYTALAVAQQPLSPEKLWELDRVGAIGVSTDKQFVLFSVTTPKVAENTFSKSYFKLAINGGVAIPISKEEVEKQTEKRNVQGDKKLIHKSVKIKSVLAPDFYEDLQKSSGQVYTSLDHRHWDKWTDGTYNHVFVEELSSGKQTDIMQDLPYYCPQEPFGSTSDYIWHPNGKKVLYVTKAKTGTAYVQSTNTDIYEFDLDTQTTQNLTEGMMGYDTHPSFSKSGVLAWLSMENEGNEADKNDLIILHNGKAKNITKAWDGTVSDYIWSEDGKKIYFNASIDGTVQLFEINPFAKKPMPKQLTKGDFDINGLVGQVANRIIVTRTDMNRAAEIYVFNLKNNQLSQLSRVNDQAYKSIAKSKVEKRYIVTSDGKQMLTWVIYPPDFDPKKKYPTLLYCQGGPQSPLSHFYSFRWNFQLMAAQGYIVVAPNRRGMPGHGVDWNAAISGDWGGQAMRDYLTAIDALAQEPFVDNQRLGAIGASYGGYSVFYLAGIHQKRFKTFIAHCGVFNLQSMYGTTEEIFFTNNELGGAYWKENNPIVQKSYTEFNPIHWVNRWDTPILIIHGGKDYRVPKEQGLQAFTAAQLRGIKSELLYFPDENHWVLQPQNGMFWQRNFFRWLKETL, encoded by the coding sequence ATGAAACAGATAACTTCTTTACTGATGATGAGTCTTTACACTGCCCTAGCTGTGGCACAACAACCGCTTTCTCCTGAAAAACTTTGGGAGCTGGATAGAGTAGGCGCTATTGGGGTTTCTACTGACAAACAATTTGTACTTTTTTCTGTAACCACACCCAAAGTTGCTGAAAATACATTTTCTAAATCGTACTTTAAGTTAGCCATAAATGGCGGAGTGGCAATTCCTATTTCTAAGGAAGAAGTGGAAAAGCAAACCGAAAAGCGTAATGTACAAGGGGATAAGAAACTGATTCATAAGTCGGTAAAAATCAAATCTGTTTTAGCACCCGATTTCTATGAAGATTTGCAAAAATCTTCTGGGCAAGTTTATACCTCATTAGATCATCGTCATTGGGATAAATGGACTGACGGAACTTATAATCACGTTTTTGTAGAAGAGCTTAGTTCGGGTAAACAAACTGATATTATGCAAGATTTACCTTATTATTGTCCGCAAGAGCCTTTTGGAAGCACCTCTGACTATATTTGGCATCCGAATGGTAAAAAGGTACTTTATGTAACTAAGGCTAAAACAGGTACAGCATACGTACAAAGCACCAATACAGATATTTATGAATTTGATTTAGACACTCAAACCACCCAAAATCTCACCGAAGGTATGATGGGGTACGATACGCATCCGTCTTTCAGTAAAAGTGGTGTTTTGGCTTGGCTTAGTATGGAAAATGAAGGCAATGAAGCCGATAAGAATGATTTGATTATTTTACATAACGGAAAAGCTAAAAATATAACAAAGGCTTGGGACGGTACCGTTTCTGACTACATTTGGAGTGAAGATGGTAAAAAGATTTATTTTAATGCGTCCATTGATGGTACAGTACAGCTCTTTGAAATCAATCCGTTTGCTAAAAAACCAATGCCTAAACAGCTTACCAAAGGTGATTTTGATATCAACGGTTTGGTAGGTCAGGTAGCAAATCGAATCATAGTTACTAGAACTGATATGAACCGAGCCGCAGAAATTTATGTATTTAATTTAAAAAATAATCAGCTTAGTCAACTTTCTCGGGTTAATGATCAAGCCTATAAATCAATAGCCAAAAGCAAGGTAGAAAAGCGTTACATCGTCACTTCCGACGGAAAACAAATGCTTACTTGGGTGATTTATCCGCCTGATTTTGACCCTAAAAAGAAGTATCCGACCTTATTATATTGCCAAGGAGGACCTCAATCGCCTTTGTCGCATTTTTACAGTTTCCGTTGGAACTTTCAATTAATGGCAGCTCAAGGATATATCGTTGTAGCTCCCAATCGTAGGGGAATGCCTGGTCACGGAGTGGATTGGAATGCTGCAATCAGTGGGGATTGGGGCGGACAAGCAATGCGTGATTATTTGACGGCAATTGATGCTTTAGCACAAGAACCTTTTGTAGATAACCAACGCTTAGGGGCCATCGGAGCCAGTTATGGAGGGTATTCGGTATTTTATTTGGCAGGAATACACCAAAAACGATTTAAAACTTTTATCGCTCATTGTGGGGTGTTTAACTTGCAAAGTATGTACGGAACCACTGAAGAAATTTTCTTTACCAATAACGAGTTAGGAGGAGCTTATTGGAAAGAAAATAATCCTATAGTGCAGAAGTCATATACTGAATTTAATCCTATCCATTGGGTAAATCGTTGGGATACACCTATACTTATTATCCACGGAGGAAAAGATTACAGAGTACCCAAAGAGCAAGGTTTACAAGCCTTTACTGCTGCACAACTCAGAGGAATAAAGAGTGAATTGCTCTATTTCCCCGATGAAAATCACTGGGTGTTACAACCGCAAAACGGTATGTTTTGGCAACGCAATTTTTTCCGATGGCTCAAGGAGACATTGTAA
- the yidC gene encoding membrane protein insertase YidC, protein MEEKKLDFKTILGFGLIFVLLIWVMYNNRPTEEELAKQKAEKEQIASEKQQATSALQNERNTLTLPTDSLSRANYAASLGVFAYSANLPIAEQGQTILENEDIKILISNKGGQITEVLLKNYKTYDNQPVYLVKEDNALFSLQFTTSTNHSLQTENMFFEPSLTQEQGKKVLSMKLKSSENQYLEYIYELKDTGFLIDFSVRSQGLANVINTTKPIALDWQMTTRRMDKSVTYENRYTQLTALYQDDKVERMSEGSDDDAQEKEIRWIAFKQHLFSSMLISEKPFASGAFTSKNLVKDEGTEVKFTKNYKASLPIEAVGGELSESLHFYFGPSDYNLLRKYDKELGGKFDLAELIPLGWGIFGWLNKWLFIPLFSFLSNYFSIGVCIILMTVIVRIVLSPIVYKSYVSQAKMKVLRPEINEINEKYKEPMKRQQETMNLYRKAGVNPLSGCIPALLQLPVFLALFNFFPTEFGLRQKNFLWADDLSSYDAILQLPFSIPFYGNHVSLFPILASIAILIYSMMTMSQSMQQQQPGMPNMKFLIYLSPVMMLFFFNNYASGLSLYYFVSNLLTIFIMLAIKYWIIDEDKIHARIQENKKKPKKESNFQRRMREMMEQAEAQQKARQNMKK, encoded by the coding sequence ATGGAAGAGAAAAAGTTAGACTTCAAGACCATATTAGGTTTCGGACTTATTTTTGTTTTGCTCATTTGGGTAATGTACAACAATCGTCCTACGGAGGAAGAGTTAGCAAAACAAAAGGCTGAAAAAGAGCAAATAGCTTCGGAAAAACAACAAGCGACATCTGCTTTACAAAACGAGAGGAATACATTAACCTTACCTACCGATTCACTCAGTAGAGCCAATTATGCGGCTTCGTTAGGAGTTTTTGCTTATTCGGCGAATTTACCCATCGCTGAGCAAGGGCAAACCATACTTGAAAATGAAGATATTAAAATACTTATCAGCAATAAGGGAGGGCAAATTACAGAGGTGTTGCTCAAAAATTATAAGACCTATGACAATCAGCCCGTATATTTAGTTAAAGAGGATAATGCCTTATTTTCTTTGCAGTTTACCACATCAACCAACCATTCCTTACAGACTGAAAATATGTTTTTTGAGCCTTCGCTGACACAAGAGCAAGGTAAAAAGGTACTTTCAATGAAATTAAAATCTTCTGAAAATCAGTACTTAGAATATATTTATGAACTTAAAGATACTGGATTTTTGATAGATTTTTCGGTACGTTCGCAAGGCTTAGCTAATGTAATTAACACCACCAAGCCCATTGCACTTGATTGGCAGATGACTACCCGTCGTATGGATAAAAGTGTTACTTACGAAAACCGATATACCCAATTGACTGCTCTTTATCAAGACGATAAAGTGGAGCGTATGAGTGAAGGTAGTGATGATGACGCACAAGAAAAGGAAATACGTTGGATAGCGTTCAAACAACATTTGTTCAGTTCTATGCTCATTTCTGAAAAGCCATTCGCCAGTGGAGCATTTACCTCTAAAAATTTAGTAAAAGATGAGGGAACTGAGGTCAAATTCACTAAAAATTATAAAGCATCGTTGCCTATTGAAGCTGTTGGAGGTGAATTAAGCGAATCGTTACATTTTTATTTTGGTCCAAGCGATTACAATTTGTTGAGAAAATACGATAAGGAATTGGGCGGAAAATTTGATTTGGCAGAGCTTATTCCGTTGGGCTGGGGAATATTCGGTTGGCTTAATAAATGGTTGTTTATTCCGCTTTTTAGTTTCTTGTCTAACTATTTTTCAATAGGCGTTTGTATTATACTGATGACGGTTATTGTGCGAATTGTACTTTCGCCCATAGTATATAAGTCGTATGTTTCACAGGCAAAAATGAAAGTTTTACGTCCTGAAATTAACGAAATTAACGAAAAATACAAAGAGCCGATGAAACGACAACAAGAAACGATGAATTTGTATCGTAAGGCAGGGGTAAATCCGCTTAGTGGTTGTATTCCAGCGTTGTTGCAACTTCCTGTTTTCTTGGCATTGTTTAACTTTTTCCCAACGGAATTCGGGTTGCGACAAAAGAACTTTTTGTGGGCAGATGACCTTTCATCTTACGATGCTATTTTGCAGTTGCCTTTCTCTATTCCATTTTATGGCAATCACGTGAGTTTGTTCCCGATTTTGGCTTCTATTGCGATTTTGATTTATTCAATGATGACAATGTCGCAAAGTATGCAACAGCAACAACCTGGTATGCCTAATATGAAATTCTTGATTTATTTGTCTCCAGTTATGATGTTGTTTTTCTTTAATAATTATGCCAGCGGATTGAGTTTGTATTACTTTGTGTCTAACCTTTTGACCATTTTTATTATGTTGGCAATTAAGTATTGGATTATTGATGAGGATAAAATACACGCTCGTATTCAAGAAAATAAAAAGAAACCTAAAAAGGAAAGCAATTTCCAACGCAGAATGCGTGAGATGATGGAACAAGCCGAAGCTCAGCAGAAAGCCCGTCAGAATATGAAAAAATAA
- a CDS encoding efflux RND transporter periplasmic adaptor subunit has product MRIFFILAGLSLMTACNNTPKQVQQGVKTLPVITVGEQSSTYHLSYPVNIEGKVNSPVQARISGYITQVLVDEGQQVTKGQPLFRLETQALNQSSQAAKSAVDAALVEVNRLEPLVAKNIISPVQLETAKANLARIKASYAEVNANIDYAIVRAPVTGVVGSIPLREGALVSANNTVLTTVSDVKEVYAYFSMNEKDYITFLEVAKGKSLNEKISNLPKITLVLANGERYPHQGTISTVTGQVDKNTGSIRFRATFPNAEGLLTNGNSGTILIPEVHANSLVIPEVATFEQQGLVFAYKVEQDTVKQVIITLKNRNNNLAVVSDGLQKGDILVVQGLNGIRTGMKIQTKPVSMDSLVQAIKPAFR; this is encoded by the coding sequence ATGAGAATATTCTTCATTTTAGCAGGTTTGAGCCTAATGACAGCCTGTAACAACACCCCAAAACAAGTTCAACAAGGTGTAAAAACGCTTCCGGTAATCACGGTGGGGGAACAAAGCAGTACGTATCACCTCTCTTATCCGGTGAACATTGAAGGAAAGGTGAATAGCCCTGTACAAGCGCGGATATCGGGATATATTACACAAGTGTTGGTTGATGAAGGTCAGCAAGTAACCAAAGGTCAACCTCTTTTTAGATTGGAAACTCAAGCGCTTAACCAAAGCTCTCAAGCCGCCAAATCGGCAGTAGATGCAGCGCTGGTGGAAGTCAATCGCCTTGAACCTCTTGTCGCCAAAAATATTATCAGTCCCGTACAGTTAGAAACTGCCAAAGCCAACTTGGCTCGGATAAAGGCAAGTTATGCCGAAGTGAATGCCAACATTGATTATGCCATAGTCAGAGCCCCTGTAACAGGTGTAGTGGGTAGCATTCCCTTACGTGAAGGTGCTTTGGTTAGTGCCAATAACACGGTTTTGACTACCGTTTCAGATGTGAAAGAGGTATATGCTTACTTTTCTATGAATGAGAAAGACTATATTACCTTCTTAGAGGTTGCCAAAGGCAAGTCCTTGAATGAAAAAATCAGTAATTTGCCCAAGATTACATTAGTTTTAGCCAATGGCGAACGCTATCCGCACCAAGGAACCATCAGTACCGTAACGGGTCAAGTTGATAAAAACACCGGAAGCATTCGGTTTCGAGCTACATTCCCCAATGCGGAAGGACTGCTTACTAATGGTAACAGCGGTACCATACTTATTCCGGAGGTACACGCAAATAGTTTAGTAATTCCGGAGGTAGCTACCTTTGAGCAACAAGGCTTGGTTTTCGCCTATAAAGTAGAGCAAGACACTGTAAAACAAGTCATCATTACCCTTAAAAACCGAAATAATAACTTAGCCGTAGTGTCTGACGGACTGCAAAAAGGCGATATTTTGGTCGTGCAAGGACTTAATGGTATCCGAACAGGTATGAAAATCCAAACGAAACCCGTTTCTATGGATAGCTTAGTACAAGCCATCAAACCTGCTTTCAGATAA
- a CDS encoding transposase — protein MRTLAYLFIPLKIILADGGYRGEIIEQVKNKFGYIIEVVMRNDQRKKDFHPISKRWVIERTFAWLDNDRRLCRNYELLLENSENMVKLSAIKILLKKI, from the coding sequence ATGAGAACTTTGGCATATTTATTCATTCCTTTAAAGATTATCCTTGCCGATGGAGGTTATAGGGGAGAGATTATCGAACAAGTGAAGAATAAATTTGGTTATATCATTGAGGTAGTTATGAGAAATGATCAAAGGAAAAAGGATTTTCATCCCATTTCTAAAAGATGGGTGATAGAACGCACTTTTGCTTGGCTAGACAATGATCGAAGATTATGTAGAAATTATGAATTACTGCTAGAAAACTCAGAAAATATGGTCAAATTATCCGCTATAAAAATTTTACTCAAAAAAATTTAA
- a CDS encoding IS5 family transposase encodes MKNYPTDITDNQWQFIKKTLNFNERKRKHDLRTIWNAIMYLVKTGCQWRMLSGDFPKWQLVYYYYSKWANAEDFDLLLSKLREEVRTKRNQNKVPSLGMVDSQSVKWGNNRSLKGFEGNKKVKGIKRHIVVDKNGFLLAVISNSHSSQYSRW; translated from the coding sequence ATGAAAAATTATCCAACAGATATCACTGACAATCAGTGGCAATTTATAAAAAAAACTTTGAATTTCAATGAAAGAAAGCGAAAACACGATTTAAGAACTATTTGGAACGCCATAATGTATCTTGTAAAAACAGGATGCCAATGGCGGATGTTATCTGGTGATTTTCCAAAATGGCAATTGGTTTACTACTACTATAGCAAGTGGGCAAATGCAGAGGATTTTGATTTACTTCTTTCCAAATTACGCGAAGAAGTAAGGACTAAAAGAAACCAAAACAAAGTACCTAGTCTCGGAATGGTGGACAGCCAGAGTGTAAAATGGGGCAATAATCGTTCGTTGAAAGGATTTGAAGGAAACAAAAAAGTGAAAGGCATTAAACGACATATAGTAGTGGACAAAAACGGATTTTTATTAGCAGTAATAAGTAATAGCCACAGTAGCCAATATTCACGATGGTAA
- a CDS encoding dicarboxylate/amino acid:cation symporter, which produces MKKIALYWQIIIGMILGVLLALLMLQFSWGKDWVLDYIKPFGVMFLNALKLIAVPLILASLIKGISDLKDIAKFSKIGIRAISIYMITTIMAVTLGLLVANTVKPGEALTAETRQELVQNYKQQADSNISKAQQQKEARPLDALQNIIPDNIVKSASNNINMLQIIFCAIFFGIAMILVPEEKARPVKAFFDSMNDIILKIIDLVMMLAPFGVFALICGLIVEVPNKEVIQALALYAFSVFLGLTLIIVIYLIIIYFYTKKTPLFFLKNMAPVQLLAFSTSSSSATLPVTMERVEDYLGVEEEVSSFVLPMGATVNMDGTSLYLAVAAVFIAQAFGMNLSLEAQLGIVATATLSSIGTAGVPGASVTMLVIILEQAGIPEAGLALIFAVDRPLDMLRTVVNVTGDAAVSMVVAKSVGKLGEPKKKD; this is translated from the coding sequence ATGAAAAAAATAGCACTTTATTGGCAAATTATCATCGGAATGATTTTAGGGGTTTTGTTGGCACTTTTAATGTTACAATTTTCTTGGGGGAAAGATTGGGTGCTTGACTATATCAAGCCCTTTGGGGTGATGTTTCTTAATGCACTGAAACTTATAGCTGTACCTCTTATTTTGGCTTCGCTCATCAAAGGGATTTCAGATTTGAAGGACATTGCCAAGTTTTCAAAAATTGGAATAAGAGCCATATCTATTTATATGATTACCACCATAATGGCAGTAACCTTGGGGCTATTGGTTGCCAATACCGTGAAGCCCGGAGAGGCACTCACCGCTGAAACTCGGCAGGAGTTGGTACAAAATTATAAGCAACAAGCCGATAGCAACATTTCCAAAGCTCAGCAACAGAAAGAGGCACGTCCGCTTGATGCACTACAAAATATAATACCTGATAACATTGTCAAATCGGCATCGAATAATATCAATATGTTACAGATTATTTTCTGTGCCATATTTTTTGGTATTGCTATGATTTTAGTTCCCGAAGAAAAGGCACGTCCAGTCAAAGCCTTTTTTGATAGTATGAATGATATCATACTGAAAATAATTGACTTAGTAATGATGTTAGCGCCTTTCGGTGTTTTTGCTTTGATTTGTGGTTTGATTGTAGAAGTTCCTAATAAAGAAGTCATTCAAGCATTGGCGCTTTATGCCTTTAGTGTCTTTTTAGGATTGACGTTGATCATCGTTATATATCTAATCATCATCTATTTTTATACTAAAAAAACACCACTTTTCTTTCTAAAGAATATGGCACCAGTACAATTATTGGCATTTTCTACCAGTTCCAGTTCCGCTACTTTGCCCGTAACGATGGAACGTGTGGAGGATTATTTAGGAGTGGAAGAAGAGGTTAGCAGTTTTGTTTTGCCTATGGGAGCTACCGTGAATATGGACGGAACAAGTTTGTATTTGGCTGTAGCAGCTGTTTTTATTGCACAAGCTTTCGGTATGAATTTGAGTTTGGAAGCTCAACTTGGTATTGTAGCTACAGCAACCCTTTCTTCTATTGGTACGGCAGGAGTGCCTGGTGCTAGTGTAACGATGTTGGTCATTATTTTGGAGCAGGCAGGTATCCCTGAAGCAGGTTTAGCCCTTATTTTTGCCGTTGATCGTCCGCTGGATATGCTCCGAACGGTAGTGAATGTTACAGGAGATGCTGCCGTTTCAATGGTGGTAGCAAAATCAGTAGGCAAATTGGGAGAGCCTAAGAAAAAAGATTAA